GAAGCCACCCGCCTGGACATGGCACTCATCTACAGCCAGCACCCCTGCGTGGCTGCCGCCACCTTCACCACCAACCGTGTCAAGGCTGCCCCTGTACGCGTAAGTCAGGCACATATGCGTGACCGTGACGTGCAGGCTATCCTCGCCAACAGTGGTAACGCAAACGCATGCACCGGTGTCAAAGGTGTGCAGGATGCACGCTACTGTGCCAAAACCATCGCCAAAGGTCTTGGCCTTCGCCAGGGTCAGGTAGCCGTCTGCTCCACCGGAGTCATCGGACTCCCTATGCCAATGGTACGCGTAGAGCCTAAGCTTCCCGAGCTCGTAGAGAAACTGGCACGTAAGCAAGGTACCGAAGTTTCCCAGGCAATCATGACCAGTGATACCACCAACAAGGAGATCGCCCTCTCCATGGATATCGATGGCCACAAGGTACGCATTGGCGCCTGCGCCAAAGGTGCCGGCATGATCTGCCCTAGCATGGCCACCATGCTCTGCTTCATCACTACGGATGCGAACATCGGCAAAGAGAACCTGAACAAATCCGTGCAGGAAGCCGTGGAGAACTCCTTCAACCGCATCACCATCGATGGAGACATGAGCACCAACGACACTGTCGTCGTGCTCGCCAACGGTCAGTCTGGCATGCCACGCATCAAGCGTAACTCAAAGGCCTGCCGCCTCTTCCGTGAAGCTCTCAATGTCGTCATGCTCGAAATGGCCAAGTCATTGGTACGGGACGGCGAACGCGTCACCAAGTTCGTTACCGTGGAAGTCAAAGGTGCCCGCACTTACAATGATGCCAAGAAGGTAGCCGAAGCCGTGGCCAACTCATCTCTGGTGAAATCCTCTTGGAATGGCAACGACCCTAACTGGGGCCGCATCATTCACGCGGTGGGTTATTCCCGCGCCTCCATCCGTGAGGAACTAATTGATATCCATATCGGCGGCAAACCTGCCTGCCTGGGCGGGCTGGAGTCAGACACATCCATGGAGGACCTCCGCAAGGTCGTCTCCGAAGACCAGTTCACCATCACCATCGATCTTCATCTAGGTAGTGCCGAGTACTGCGTCTACTCCAGTGACCTCTCACCAGAGTATATCGACTTCAACCGTTCGGAATACGCCTACTGGAAACAGGCCCGTAAAGACGGCCTGACCCAACAATAATTTCATCTCACCGAAAGAGAATCAGCTTAAGTCACGTAGTTAGTTTTGATATTTAAATGATTCATGGCATAGTCCCTGCGCGATGATCCCAAATGCCCGCCCCATAACCTTCTGGAAACGCAAACGCCTCTGTACTCTGCTGGCGGGCATCACCTTCCCCTTAGTCATCGCGAGCTGCAGCCAGAGCAGACCAGATGTCATCGACGTCGTCGTGACTAATCCTCATGCCTATCAGGAAAATTTTGGCCCGTTCGATGAGAATGGAAACTACGTGGAGTCCTGGGCGGACAATCCGCCAAAGCGCCGCTACATCTCCAAGGAGCAGCATCAGCGCGAACAGGCGGAAAGGTCTGGCAAGAAGCAGCCTCAAGTAGCCCAGCGACCGTCTCAGCAGAGACCTACACAGGTAGCAACCCACACTCCACCGCCAAAGACTCAGACCTACAGCAAGCCAAAGACAGTTTCCAAGCCGAAGCCGAAACCTGTCGTGGTGAAGCCTAAAAAGCCATCTCCACGAGTCCACTCCGTCAGAAAGGGAGACACTCTCTACGCGCTCTCCCGCAAGTATGGAACCAGCGTCAAAGCTATCCAGCGCGCCAATGGTATATCCGGCAGCAATATCCGCATCGGACAGCGCCTCACCATTCCTAGATAATGTTCTCCATTGTCGACACCGCTATCGATCACGCCTCTCTGCGTGAACTTACCCGCGCCTCAGAAGCAGGCGGTTTCGTTTCCTTTGAAGGCTGGGTACGCAACCATCATGATGGCAAATCCGTCCAGTCCCTGGAATATACAGCCTATCAGGAACTCGCAGAAAAAGAAGGCAAGCGCATCCTGCTGGAAGCCGTTGAAAAATTCTCCGTCACCTCAGCCGTCTGCCATCACCGCATCGGCCACCTTGCCATCGGGGATCTGGCCGTCGTTGTCGCCGTCTCCTCCCACCATCGCGATGCCGCCTTCCAGGCCTGCCGCTACATCATTGATGAAGTGAAGACCCGCGTCCCCATCTGGAAAAAGGAGCACTACACAGACTCCACCACCGCCTGGCCATCCTGCCAAGGCTGTGCAGACCACAAGCACTAGGTAGATCACGCTGAAGAGTCACACCTCTCTCGTTCCAGAAGCTTCATCTAGCCCGTATTCGTGAAATTTGTGCCATTCGTGATCAAAGAAAACAACTAGATTCAACTTCCTATACACGCTTGCGTCCTAAGAACTGGACATTGAAAAACTGGAAACTCCCATTCTCAATCATGATCCAGCCTATCGCCACAGCGGCGGCAATAGACGGCATCAGCCAAGTGGCCATGAGCTCCACAGGAAGGACAAGCGTCTGTCGTGTGATCGGATTCGTTGTCTTTCCCTCTCATCAGCTCGGTGGTCACGATTCCGGTAGGCACTGCAATCACGGCATAACCAGTTAGAATCATGATCGTGGTTACGAAAATTCCCAGATTCGTCTGCACCACCACATCTCCGTAACCCACCGTCGTGATGGAAACGATCGCGTAGTAGATGCTCATCGGGATGCTCGTAAAGCTTGTCCCTTCCACATTACCTTCAATGTAGTACATCACCGTACCCGCAATCACGGCAAACATCAGGATCGCAAAGAAGAAGACGGTGATCTTGGCCCGGGATCTCACCAGTCCCTGCATGATCACATGTGCCCCTCTGACGTGATGTGCCATTTTCAGCACCCTGAACATCCTCAGAAGCCTCAGCACCCTCACGACAGCAAAGCCGGAGGTGCCAGCCAGGAACAGCGTGATATAGGTGGGCAAGCAGGACAGCAGATCCACTACCCCGAAGAAACTGGTCGCATAGCGAAGTGGCTTGCGGGAGCACCACAGGCGCAAGAGATACTCGGCTGAAAACATGATCGTGAAAAACCACTCCACAAAAAGCAGCTCGGAGCTGTACTTGTCTTTAAACTCCGCCACCGTTTCCAGCATCACCGCTAGCACACTCATGCCGATGAAGCAGAGCAGAACTATATCAAAGAGCTTCCCCGCCGGCGTCTCCGCCTCGAAGATAATCTCCCACACTCTCTGCTTCAGAGTCTTTGCTTGCTTCGTCTGTTCATCCTCCGCCATTAGCGCCGATTCTCTATCAAGTCCCCCATCCTGTCAATCTACCAAGGCGTTACAAAGTCCTGCTTTATTTCCACGCGATACCGCGGCGGTGAAGCCTGCGGGCTTTACTTGCCGGGACCAACTGATAGTTCGAGTACAAGCAAATCACGAGCTATGAGTATTACCCCAGCCCATTTTAAATCTCCCCATATTGGCCTTCAAAAGAGCATCGTCTGGAACCTTTTCATGGGCTACCTGTCCATCATCTCAGTGCTCATCCTCATGGCCACTTATTTCAGATCATTGGATTCCGAGGTGAAAGAGCTTCTCAGAATTGTCGATTATGGACTCTGTGCGCTGTTCTTTATCGATTTTATGGCCCGCCTGATCACAGCGAGAAACCGCCTGGCTTACCTCAAGTGGGGCTGGATTGACCTACTCTCCAGCATACCGGCGGTTCACACTCTGCGCTGGGGCAGAGTTTTCCGCATCGTTCGGGTTTTTCGAATCATCAGGGGCATCAAGTCCGCTCGTCAGCTTTCGCAATCGATCTTCAAAAACAGAGCCAAAGGAGCCCTCTTCAGTCTGGCATGCACTAGTGTCTTCATCATGATTTTTGGAGCGATCCTGGTCTTGGAATTTGAGAAACAAGGCAACGCAAACATCTCCTCCGCTCATGATGCCTTGTGGTGGTCGTTTGTCAGCATGACCACGGTCGGCTACGGAGATTTTTATCCTGTAACCGAGTTGGGAAGAGTCGTTGCCTGTGTACTCATGATTTCCGGAATCGGCCTCTTTAGTACCCTTACCGGCTATCTGGCCTCACTCTATGATGAATCATCTGAACAGAAAGATAAGGCCAGGGATGAGCAAACTCTCCGGGAAATAAGCTTACTCCGGAAGGAAATCGCCGAGCTTAAAGAAGCTCTCAAGTACGGCTCGCTCAAGTAACCGCCCTATTCAGCCTTCTTATAGACCCGCACCCAGTCCACATCCATCCAGGCCGGATAGTCCTTCGGATCGGCTTCCCCTACCCACTTGCCCTCGATCTGCATAGATAGAATGAAGTAGAATGGTCCGTGGAAAGGATACTGCTCCGCTCCCTTGTCCGCCTGCTTGGCATAGCTGTGCGTTGGCTTCCCATTCACTGTGAAAACGATCTTTTCTTTGTCCCATTCTACGCCGTAGGTATTCCAGTCGTCGCGGGAAATCTTGGCCGTGCCACTCTTCGGCGGTTTGTTCGAGCCCCCTTTGTGTACGGTGTAGTAGGAATGCACCGTCTGGTAGACCTGGTCCTCAAAATTGAGATGCTCCATAATATCGATCTCACCCATACCTTCCTTGCCCCACTTGGCATTGCTCTTCAGCATCCACAACGCAGGCCAAGCCCCCTTGGCGGACTTGAAGCGCGCTCGGATCTGCACTTTGCCGTACTCAAAATCAAACTTCCCATTGCTGCTCAGGCCACCTGTTAGGTAAGGCTGCTCTCCCTTCTTGGTATTCTTCACTCCCCACAGACGCAGCACGCCGCTCTGAACCCGCACCGCCTTCGGGTGATCCGTCATCATATTGCTCCAGTCCGCCGTCCCCTTCGTCACGCGCGACCACACCTTCTCATTCAGAGGTCCGTTAAACTCCTCCTGCCAGTGCAGCTTCCAGCCCTCAGGTACAGTCACCTTTTCAGCCGCCGAGGCAAACGAGCCCCCAATCATGAGAGTAGACAAGAGTAGTGTGTAGAAGCGCATACCCCTTCTACGCCCCAAGCACCCCATTCTTAGCACTACTGACACAAGAGAGAGAAAATCTCCTACACCTCGCAGCTCTCGCCGCAGCTCTGCTTCCAGTCAGAGAACATGCCGTCTGCATAGATCATCTCGTAGCCCAAGCGCTCCAGGTAAGGCACCGCCAGTGAGGCGCGCACGCCACTGCCACAGTGAACCACGAGCGGCCCTTTGGCTGGATCCGGCAGTTCATCCAGGTGTGCTGCAATGCGTGTGTAGGAAACATTCTGAGCCCCCTCCATATGGGAGTCCTCATACTCTCCGGCAGAGCGTACATCCAGGATCGTGGCCCCAGCATGCTTGTCCCTCGCCTCCTCGGCTTCGGTGATCTGGATGACCGGGGTCGATGCCAGACAGGCATTGCAGTTGATATCAGAAAGCACCTCACCCGCCAGCGCATAGCCACGGATGTGGTCGATGCCCATACGGATCAGCTCGCGGACAGCCTCGTCCAGCTGTAATTCTTTTTCTAACAAAAAATAAACATCCTGATCCGGCTTCACGTAACTGCCCGCTGCTACAGAAAACTTCGCGGGAGGTGTGTGCAGAGAGCCTCTCAAATGCTTTGCCATGAAATCCCTGCGGTCAGCCCGCATGTCCAGCACCACGGATCCATTTTGGCCGCTCACTCCGGCGATGCTCACCGTGCTGATTCTCTTGGGCTTCGGCAGACCACGCAGCACCTCGATCCCCTCCTTATTCACCTGCTTCATGCGGGCGAAGTACATCGGCGGTTCAGGCTGACCACTCAGGATATAGTCCACAAAGGCATCTTCGCCTTCCTTGCAGGCGATCTTCAGTGCCGGATTGAAGCGCATCTCATACCCCACGGTGGAAGAAGGGATCGCTCCCAGAGCCTTGCCACACGCACTGCCTGCTCCATGTGCTGGCAGCACCTGCAGGAACTCAGGAAGCTTCGCAAACTCCAGAATAGACTGATAGAGACGGCGTGCTGATGGCTCACGTGACCCCACATCACCCGCTGCTGACTCTAACAAATCAGGTCTCCCCACATCACCGACAAACATGAAATCTCCGGAGAGCAGAGCCATCGGTTCATCGGCTCCACCTCCCTGGTCCTCTACCAGATAAGAAACGTGCTCCGGCGTGTGGCCGGGCGTATGCAGCACGGTGAACTGGATGTTACCGATCTTGAACTGATCTCCGTGCTTCACAAAGTTCACCCGCTCACAGCCCTGCGCCCACTCTGATTTCCAGTCCGCATCTCCCTCGTCGGAGAGATACGCCTGCATACGGTCATCCGTCTCCATCAACTCACGGGCACCACTCACAAAGTCCGCGTGAATGTGCGTCTCCGCCACGGCGGTGATCTCCAGGTCATTCTCGGTGGCAATCTTGCGGTAGCGGTCGATGTCCCGCTCCGGGTCCACGATAATCGCTTGTCCCGTACGCTGGCAGCCAATCAGGTAAGCATACTGGGAGAGAGACGGGTCATAAATTTGTTTCAAAAACATAACTCAGTTGGGGTTGGTAATGATAAAAGCGAACACTCGACCAAGCGTTCATTATAGCACAGATCAGCCACCACTGCCGCAGCAATCAGCAGGTGCTGATTGCTGCTTTTTATCCTTCGGCTGATTCCATGGCATCTTGGCAATCAGCATCCCCATTCCGCAGGTATTGGTAATCCCCGCGAAGACCAAACCAGCTCCCACGAAGGCACACAAACCATAGAATGCCGGGTTCAACAGAAAGCCCAAGATCGCCCCAAGCAGCACTAAAGCCCCGGCAGCAATACGCACCTGCCGCTCCAGCGGCATCACACTGCGATCTTCCTCCACCGGAAGGCCTGCCTCCTGCCAGGACAGGATACCCCCCTCAATGACTTGGCACCCTTCTACCCCAGCCTTGCTTAGCTGTGCCTGAGCCTGCTCCGCACGCTTGCCTGAACGGCAAAGAATATACAGTGGCTTCTCCTTACCAGAGATCGCCCCTGCATCCAGACCGTCCAGCGGATGATGCTGGGCACCGGGAAGATGGACCTCCCGGTGCTCCAATGGTGTACGGACATCAATGACCTGTTCCCACCCTGCCTCCTGTCGGGTGATCTTCTCATGTAAATCTTTCGCTTTGATCGTATTCATGATTTCATTTTTCTATATCGCGATATTAGAATATACTCAAAACGAGTAAAGTCAAATTTATCGCCCGGAAATAATGACTACTCACGTAAGTTTCGTGTATTGTTTACGATACGCACGAGGACTCATCCCCCGAACCTCCTTAAACTGCCGGGAGAAGTGAGACTCGTCGTAGTAGCCAAGCTGCTCCGCCACATGGGCGATGGTTTCATTGGTGCTCAGGAGATGAATCGCCGCTTTTTCCGCACGCGCTTTTTTCCGGTAAGCCAGAGCACTCACCCCCTCGATTTGGGCAAAACGCTTACGGAAATTCTCGTAACTCATCGACACTTTGGCCGCAATCTCATGCACCGATAAATTGGTATCGCTCAGTAGATGATAGACCTTGGCGAGCCACTTCTCCCCTTCAAGCTGGCCAGTCTCCTTTCTCAAGGCATCCACATGCTTGGCCAAGATTGACAACACCTTGGTTTGTGCTGTTAGAGGACTGGTCGCGCTAGTCTCAGCCACCTCCATAAACATTTGCTTCATTGCGCTCACATCATGTCCGTGAGAAATGGGCATGTAGTTCTGTAATGACAATTTGTCCGCCCACAGATCAAATTCCTCCCCTTCGAATACCAGGTACATCTGCTCCCATTTTCTACCTTTCGTTACAATATAGCGGTGCGCTTGATTGGGCAAAACCAAGATGCAAGAGCCACTCTCAAAGGCGAGATCGGGTACATCTAAAGACCGGTACTTGCCACCTTCTGCGTGGATATTGAGTACAAGCGCGTACTGCGGAAGCGTTCTCAGGCTTAATATGTCGCGTCCTGGATCTGTCACCAGAGTAGACACAGTGACCACTTTCCCCAAAGGTGTGGCACTCTCTGCGGCATACTGCTTAAAGTAATGGGTCTTACGCGTCATCATTTATCCAAAATTTACCTATTTGTACAATTTTAAGTGCCATCTGTACATGGAAGAATGACCCGGCTGAGTTTATTTATGGGATTCTAACCATCTCTTGGTGCAACAATGAAAAAAAACATACTCCTATTCACAGCCTTATCGGCACTCACATGTACGAACGCCTCAGCCGTCAGCATCACCGTCCCTAACGGTGACTTCGAAGACCGCACAGGATCCCAGTACGCCGCCTCACAGAACTGGATCACCACCGGTGGCGGCTACATTGCAGCCGAACTCAACTCAGGCATTTTCTCTGCTGATGCCGATGGCAATGCGAACGGCACCTACCTCTTCTATGAAGACGGCGGTCAATCAGTCAGTTCCTCCGCTCTCGCCACCATTCAGGCTAATACCCTATACACGGCCACCGTCGATGTCGGCAATCCATTCGCCTCCTACGGCCAGCAACCATCCAGCTACATGATTGAGATTCTTCTCGGCGGCACCACCGTATCCTCCACTGAGTACACGAACGCCGAACTTGGCACCACATCTGAAGACAGCTGGACCACCATCTCCACATCCTACGCTTCACAAGTAGCCGACTCTGGAGATTTAACCATCCGCTTGTCCATGGGTACCAATGAAGACGGCAACAACCAGTACTTCTTTGATAACGTCACCTTCGATGCAGCCGCTGTTCCTGAGCCGTCCTCCGTCTCATTACTCGGTCTGGCTGGTCTTGGCCTAATCACACGCCGCAGACGATAAGACAGCAAAGCTTTTGATTTTTTCTCAAAGCCAAGCCCATGCCGGGCTTGGCTTTTTTTCTATGAAACTATTCCCCACACCCCTGCGTAGGCCTGAATGTGCGTCGTTTACTCAGTCACCGTCATCCCCTGCTTTATGCCTTAGCCATCCGTTGTCACCGAGCCAAACGGCACCTCCGCTGGCATCTGGAGAAATCCTCCTATGCTTCTGTTATCGAGACAGAGCACTCATTACCCTGCAATGTGAAGCGCCACTCCTCACGCCTCATCAAGCTACTAGGTGAATCCGAAATGCAGCTGCAGCTGAATAAAGTCACCAATCTCAAGCTTTGCCTTCCTCACCTCAACGGCCTGCTCATCCGCCCTGGTGAAACCTTCTCCTTCTGCAAAGCCGTCGGCAAACCCACAGCCAAGCGTGGCTTTCTCGAAGGCATGGAGCTCTCCATGGGCAAAGCCCAGTCCGGCATCGGCGGCGGCATCTGCCAGATGGCCAATATGCTCCACTGGCTCGTCCTCCACAGCCCTCTAACAGTCACCGAGCGCAGCACTCATAGCTTTGATCCCTTCCCGGACCAAAACCGCTCCATCCCCTTCGGCACCGGCTGCGCCATCTTCTATAACTACATCGACTTCGCCTTCCGCAATGATACCGACCTCACCTTCCAGCTCCTGCTAGATATCGACGATAAAAACCTCAACGGCCAACTCGTCTCCGACGCCCCCACCGAGCACACCTACAAGATCTTCGAGAAGAACCATCACTTCCTCAAGCAAGGCCCCACCTTCTACCGCCACAACGAGATCTGGCGTAAAGTCCTCTCACGCTACTCCGGCGACATTCTCCACGAAGAACACCTCAAGACCAACCACGTCCGCGTCATGTACACGCCAGAGACTTGGGAGGATATTGACTAGTGAACCCTGCCAATTTTCTCTGATTCCCGGTGCTTGCAATACGGACACTCGGTCACCCGATAGACATTAAACTGCCTCACCAAGAAATACATGATGAGCGAGGGTAACATCGCCATCGCGACCAGCGCAAATCCCGCACTACGCAGCATACCTAGGTCATTCACGTTCAGTGCGAAAACCCCCAAAATGCAGAACACCCACACCCCCACGATGTGGAAATGATAGTTCTCTATCAACCTCGCAATCGGATTCAAGCGCTCCAGCCTGCTGGCGATATTCACCAGCGGTTTCTTACACTGCGGGCATTGCAGGATAGCTCCATTCTTGCGATCGTTCACCATGACAACTACTTGAAATTGTCTGCTTCAAGCAACACTTGCACCGCCTTTTCCAGCTGCTCCTTGCGCCCCGAGAGAGAAATAATCCCACTGTCCCTATATTCAGCTTTTCCGTCTATCGTGGTAAGCACCTCAGAGTTTAGCTTCTCAATCACTTTTCGAATGTCTTCATCATTCATAACAGTCAATTTCCATTCGCGTTTAAGATGCTTCATCTCATTCAGCTCTTCCACGGTGAAGAAGTGACATACATTATCTCTGACAAATAAAGTCAACCCAAACTGGAAAGCTACATCATCCATCATTCTTAACGGATCTTTACCTGCTTGGATCACCCCAGTTAACTCATAATTAGCACCTTCAAATGAGTCACGCGGCTCATACTTTACTCCAGATTTCTCAGCCAACAGGGATAACACTTTATTCAGAGACATGTCACTGACGCGTATGTCCTCCATAAAAAGACGGCTGTTGAGCTGAGTCCCATTGAACAACTCTGTCTCTGACTTAAATTCTCGGACCTTCAGATACCTCTCCAGAATTGCGCCCACCGAATCCGTAGTATCATCCCGATGATAAAGCTCAACCAGGCCAGTATCTGAATCATACTTCACACTGGAACGGTCATCCTTAAATGCAGCTCTGATTTCCTCCTGAAATTTCTCCACAGTCATGCCCCTCTTTCCATGAAAACGCATATAAATCTTATGGAATGGGAGCTGTCTCATTTGATCCTGGCTCAGGATATAACAGATCCTCCCTTTTAGATAGGTTTCTAAACCATGCTCACCAGCCAGCTTACTAACTGCCGCAATCCTTTCCTCGTCATTAGTATAATTCTTCCACTTATATCTGACGACAACGCCATCCAATTTTCTGTGTCTCATATACACCAGCTCCCCACCTTCAATGATTTCAGCTACCACGTCATTGATACCCCTTATCGCCAGCTCCTCTCCAAAGGTCGATATTGAGCCAAGCAGGAATAGACACACTCCAAAAAGCTTCTTCATAGGCAGGCAATCTATGTCATTTCATGATTCACCGCCAAGCCTGAAATCCTGGCGAATACA
Above is a genomic segment from Rubritalea squalenifaciens DSM 18772 containing:
- a CDS encoding ion transporter → MAEDEQTKQAKTLKQRVWEIIFEAETPAGKLFDIVLLCFIGMSVLAVMLETVAEFKDKYSSELLFVEWFFTIMFSAEYLLRLWCSRKPLRYATSFFGVVDLLSCLPTYITLFLAGTSGFAVVRVLRLLRMFRVLKMAHHVRGAHVIMQGLVRSRAKITVFFFAILMFAVIAGTVMYYIEGNVEGTSFTSIPMSIYYAIVSITTVGYGDVVVQTNLGIFVTTIMILTGYAVIAVPTGIVTTELMRGKDNESDHTTDACPSCGAHGHLADAVYCRRCGDRLDHD
- a CDS encoding VanW family protein, with translation MRRLLSHRHPLLYALAIRCHRAKRHLRWHLEKSSYASVIETEHSLPCNVKRHSSRLIKLLGESEMQLQLNKVTNLKLCLPHLNGLLIRPGETFSFCKAVGKPTAKRGFLEGMELSMGKAQSGIGGGICQMANMLHWLVLHSPLTVTERSTHSFDPFPDQNRSIPFGTGCAIFYNYIDFAFRNDTDLTFQLLLDIDDKNLNGQLVSDAPTEHTYKIFEKNHHFLKQGPTFYRHNEIWRKVLSRYSGDILHEEHLKTNHVRVMYTPETWEDID
- a CDS encoding rhodanese-like domain-containing protein — its product is MNTIKAKDLHEKITRQEAGWEQVIDVRTPLEHREVHLPGAQHHPLDGLDAGAISGKEKPLYILCRSGKRAEQAQAQLSKAGVEGCQVIEGGILSWQEAGLPVEEDRSVMPLERQVRIAAGALVLLGAILGFLLNPAFYGLCAFVGAGLVFAGITNTCGMGMLIAKMPWNQPKDKKQQSAPADCCGSGG
- a CDS encoding glycoside hydrolase family 16 protein; protein product: MRFYTLLLSTLMIGGSFASAAEKVTVPEGWKLHWQEEFNGPLNEKVWSRVTKGTADWSNMMTDHPKAVRVQSGVLRLWGVKNTKKGEQPYLTGGLSSNGKFDFEYGKVQIRARFKSAKGAWPALWMLKSNAKWGKEGMGEIDIMEHLNFEDQVYQTVHSYYTVHKGGSNKPPKSGTAKISRDDWNTYGVEWDKEKIVFTVNGKPTHSYAKQADKGAEQYPFHGPFYFILSMQIEGKWVGEADPKDYPAWMDVDWVRVYKKAE
- a CDS encoding PEP-CTERM sorting domain-containing protein, whose protein sequence is MKKNILLFTALSALTCTNASAVSITVPNGDFEDRTGSQYAASQNWITTGGGYIAAELNSGIFSADADGNANGTYLFYEDGGQSVSSSALATIQANTLYTATVDVGNPFASYGQQPSSYMIEILLGGTTVSSTEYTNAELGTTSEDSWTTISTSYASQVADSGDLTIRLSMGTNEDGNNQYFFDNVTFDAAAVPEPSSVSLLGLAGLGLITRRRR
- a CDS encoding LysM peptidoglycan-binding domain-containing protein, which gives rise to MIPNARPITFWKRKRLCTLLAGITFPLVIASCSQSRPDVIDVVVTNPHAYQENFGPFDENGNYVESWADNPPKRRYISKEQHQREQAERSGKKQPQVAQRPSQQRPTQVATHTPPPKTQTYSKPKTVSKPKPKPVVVKPKKPSPRVHSVRKGDTLYALSRKYGTSVKAIQRANGISGSNIRIGQRLTIPR
- a CDS encoding ion transporter, with the protein product MSITPAHFKSPHIGLQKSIVWNLFMGYLSIISVLILMATYFRSLDSEVKELLRIVDYGLCALFFIDFMARLITARNRLAYLKWGWIDLLSSIPAVHTLRWGRVFRIVRVFRIIRGIKSARQLSQSIFKNRAKGALFSLACTSVFIMIFGAILVLEFEKQGNANISSAHDALWWSFVSMTTVGYGDFYPVTELGRVVACVLMISGIGLFSTLTGYLASLYDESSEQKDKARDEQTLREISLLRKEIAELKEALKYGSLK
- the argJ gene encoding bifunctional glutamate N-acetyltransferase/amino-acid acetyltransferase ArgJ codes for the protein MSSPFRKIKGGVGAPKGFLTSAVSAGIKNPEATRLDMALIYSQHPCVAAATFTTNRVKAAPVRVSQAHMRDRDVQAILANSGNANACTGVKGVQDARYCAKTIAKGLGLRQGQVAVCSTGVIGLPMPMVRVEPKLPELVEKLARKQGTEVSQAIMTSDTTNKEIALSMDIDGHKVRIGACAKGAGMICPSMATMLCFITTDANIGKENLNKSVQEAVENSFNRITIDGDMSTNDTVVVLANGQSGMPRIKRNSKACRLFREALNVVMLEMAKSLVRDGERVTKFVTVEVKGARTYNDAKKVAEAVANSSLVKSSWNGNDPNWGRIIHAVGYSRASIREELIDIHIGGKPACLGGLESDTSMEDLRKVVSEDQFTITIDLHLGSAEYCVYSSDLSPEYIDFNRSEYAYWKQARKDGLTQQ
- a CDS encoding helix-turn-helix domain-containing protein, whose protein sequence is MMTRKTHYFKQYAAESATPLGKVVTVSTLVTDPGRDILSLRTLPQYALVLNIHAEGGKYRSLDVPDLAFESGSCILVLPNQAHRYIVTKGRKWEQMYLVFEGEEFDLWADKLSLQNYMPISHGHDVSAMKQMFMEVAETSATSPLTAQTKVLSILAKHVDALRKETGQLEGEKWLAKVYHLLSDTNLSVHEIAAKVSMSYENFRKRFAQIEGVSALAYRKKARAEKAAIHLLSTNETIAHVAEQLGYYDESHFSRQFKEVRGMSPRAYRKQYTKLT
- a CDS encoding molybdenum cofactor biosynthesis protein MoaE, yielding MFSIVDTAIDHASLRELTRASEAGGFVSFEGWVRNHHDGKSVQSLEYTAYQELAEKEGKRILLEAVEKFSVTSAVCHHRIGHLAIGDLAVVVAVSSHHRDAAFQACRYIIDEVKTRVPIWKKEHYTDSTTAWPSCQGCADHKH
- a CDS encoding MBL fold metallo-hydrolase, which codes for MFLKQIYDPSLSQYAYLIGCQRTGQAIIVDPERDIDRYRKIATENDLEITAVAETHIHADFVSGARELMETDDRMQAYLSDEGDADWKSEWAQGCERVNFVKHGDQFKIGNIQFTVLHTPGHTPEHVSYLVEDQGGGADEPMALLSGDFMFVGDVGRPDLLESAAGDVGSREPSARRLYQSILEFAKLPEFLQVLPAHGAGSACGKALGAIPSSTVGYEMRFNPALKIACKEGEDAFVDYILSGQPEPPMYFARMKQVNKEGIEVLRGLPKPKRISTVSIAGVSGQNGSVVLDMRADRRDFMAKHLRGSLHTPPAKFSVAAGSYVKPDQDVYFLLEKELQLDEAVRELIRMGIDHIRGYALAGEVLSDINCNACLASTPVIQITEAEEARDKHAGATILDVRSAGEYEDSHMEGAQNVSYTRIAAHLDELPDPAKGPLVVHCGSGVRASLAVPYLERLGYEMIYADGMFSDWKQSCGESCEV